The following proteins are encoded in a genomic region of Anomaloglossus baeobatrachus isolate aAnoBae1 chromosome 6, aAnoBae1.hap1, whole genome shotgun sequence:
- the LOC142243922 gene encoding uncharacterized protein LOC142243922, which produces MYLQFTVLQMCTNKEEFLREFIEVYQTQTPLWKIKSPEYSNRQLKKDAYLKMIAIYDKYHPNQKGTEDLVKRKIQAIRTVYKKELNKIEESKRSGAGTGDVYVPTLWYFDLLNFTRDQELHRPSTSSLNIGGDIPPDANNEVTISEEPTTSQQSTSEQLMETPASQLTNVDLVEAGPSNVSYTQSWQRRKKTIPPNTTTAVTKLMGVAQNILDQHNRPPLSGIAMFVDDEMRELTPDQKYIAQCLIQDVLRLARAKKLTDSSYVAIGEVSHPVEPVEPVEPVEPVDPVEPVDPVAPVDAPEIPQAAAEPSRQALRKGGVRGRRSRMSLNYL; this is translated from the exons ATGTATCTCCAATTTACTGTTTTacagatgtgtactaataaggaggaattcctacgtgaattcattgaggtgtaccagacgcaaacacccttatggaaaattaaatcccccgagtacagcaataggcaacttaaaaaggatgcgtaccttaaaatgattgcaatatatgacaaataccatcctaatcaaaaaggtaccgaggatctggttaaaagaaaaatacaggcaatacgcacagtttataagaaagaactgaacaaaatagaggaatccaagcgttctggtgctggcactggtgatgtctacgtcccaacgctgtggtattttgatttattaaatttcacaagggaccaggagcttcacaggccatcaaccagtagcctcaatattggtggtgatattccccctGATGCGAACAATGAAGTgactatatctgag gagccaacaacaagtcagcAATCAACATCTGAACAactaatggaaactcctgctagccaattaaccaatgttgatttggttgaggcaggcccatccaatgtgtcctacacacaaagttggcaaaggagaaaaaaaaccatccctccaaacactactacagctgtaacaaaactgatgggagtggcacaaaacatcctagaccagcacaacagaccacccctttctggtattgctatGTTTGTGGATGATGAAATGCGTGAACTGACCCCAGATCAAAAATACATAgcccaatgtttaatccaggatgtcttacgtttggcaagagcaaaaaaactaacagactcatcctatgttgccattggcgaggtttctcatcctgttgaacctgttgaacctgttgaacctgttgaacctgttgaccctgttgaacctgttgatcctgttgctcctgttgatgcccctgaaattcctcaagctgcagcagagccatcaagacaagcacttcgaaagggtggtgtgcgtggccgtaggtcacgcatgagtttg AATTATCTTTGA